The DNA region ttaacaaatgtacagtgtcttgaaattgaaacttataaataaaatgtattattattattttaccccagacaaacaaaaagtcacaaaagcaacaaagtgagaaaagtaaatttatgaaacactaaaataatgaagctaaaggggaagaaaaagactaaaaggaaagggtttggaattaataaattaaaaacatgtaaacattcgtatgcaagtcagatactcacctcatctttctactgtttcttcctctcagtcgttttcttaagatgacttagtcgagcagatgtttcctcttgatggtgctctctggttacagtcgctccagcttcagctctctagtCTGGATGAcgtgatgtgcagcagcagctttaattgTCTGTGATAGAGGCGTGACACTTTCCttatcagcaggatgttatgtgactttcctttcctttcttaagAATTAAAACTTAAAGTCTCAATATGTTGTCAgttttggtgcactttggcgccatcagaaggtctctgagtgcaactgcagtgtcataaaaacggtcacgcctccccctctgacaccatgtgcatttgttgacaaacaaagggtgaggaatccggcagagacgctgtgagaagatgaggaaccacgcagactcaaaaggtacagtaatattaccagattttgatggagcctgagtgtctgcagcccgttgtctagtttgtttattcaactgttaccatgacaactataggtcgtggataaatggctacatagatcggtttgtaaggttacaaactttttggagacaaaagtaaagctgctaaacgtaAGACAATGATGACGTCACCGGTAATGATGCAGCTCGGAGTGACTATGGGGTTTCCTATTGCGCGAGACGCTAGCTTAACATTCAGTACATTAGCCGTTAACATTCACgactaatgaataactttatgaatattattcaaaactccacagaactgatacgggatgaatcgaatatgatcagtaactgaaaaccacagtttgattacatctaaacaactaaaaaaatactataaaatgtgtttatcgacggagtgtgaatcatcattaacttacctccgaccaagctgtcaacggctctgaccacattcctgacgtcatcactcacactgtggtaattctagagtctgttggggattattcctcttcattttactttgttgactttcagaaacaaattttggttttcaaagcaataatgtatgtgacacttagcagggcaacaacagtgagtgctgtcagatggggcccccttagggaggtttcctactgtcattttggggcactgctttggtttacatttgtgagccctgaggggcccctactggtctggggccccaagcagttggggcacacacacacagactccaaaataaacaggcaggagaataatgtaaaactcaaaagaagatataaaatgaaaaacaagtgttttggggaaagtcttatgctgtcaatatcaacctgttacactgacagagtatgaggtttttgtttttcaacatcggttttccttttattccaggattcagcccaaaacttcaattcacCATCAATGATGAGCCGGAGCCCGGAGTGGGACGGAGTCAGTACAGGAATGCAGCATATAGACAATGTGTGTTATGGAAAATCAACAGGAGAGATACAACAAGTCACAATATAcatgggtaacactttacaataaggtacacacattttgcatactTACTGGGAGACGAAtgggaaactaaccactagatataatccagagtgcatatgtgaaaagggCTCTAGGTAACCATTAGTTAACAGGTAGATTTATGTGGTTTATCCAGCTTTCATTATccgttaaataataattcactaCTCTACAAAATGTGATGAAGAAGTACTCAATATCTACCCAGTACTGAGTGGTTTTCTAATGGTTACTTGAAACTTTAATCACGTTATTTTTGCATTCCAGCATGAgcatacaaaataaagtttGGGTTTGGTTCTACATTACACAAATTTTCTACCAACATAACTTGAACTGCTCTTCTGCTGTTGCTCGTTTGGAGCAACAAGTGGTTCATCCATGCCATGATTGATGGTTAGTCTTTCACTGTGCCAAGACACACATGAtcagaacatgtgctgctgtgaaatgttcttattcttcctgacacaataagtgtataaaaggctcagacagtaggtggccttcctgttaattgctcacgctcctcctgcaTGTTGATGACGTAAGCATCTCAAGCTTTTtgcttctgccttttccttttcagtcgctacataacacatgactgttgactctgtttgaactgtctgtattgtttaaaaatgattgtatatgtataatggctgaataaaatactcatacatacatgatcagtttgccagcgtgcgtgtgttcggagaggagagcggcagattataaattcaccgtactctgcaacatgatgatgaatcagtttatggacGCCATCTTGTAATACTCTTAGTTCACCAGCAGATGCCGCCTGTGCTAGTTGTAAACCCAGGCAGTAAagtgtatgtgaagttgttaatctgtctaaagagctaATTTCTTTCATTTATGTTCATTGAACTCGAATATTTCTGCCAAATAACTTACTCTAATAATTGTCAGACGCTTATGATCTGACGAGGCTTaaatttctagctccgtcctcccgatagtttagaactgaagaaggtgaaaccactgaaacaaaaaacttcaagacgatttcttggtgtgcacactgttcatttattggtataaagcttaaacacagcttgagcaaacaggagcatcttaatatataattttcaggtaacagaaaatacattttcacatgaacaatgaggactttaaattTCTGAAGCGAAGCACATTCatataaaatccattaattctaaaatctgaaaatacagcattgaaaaaacacaacagaagcaaaatacatgataatcacaattcacacatttcttcattaaatatTCACCATGACGACCGTGTTTTACAAAGGACGTCACACCTACCAGGAGCTAGGGTgtaagatttaaaggtcacatagtctcctcctcttcaaccagttaaaaaaattcTCAGAActtccaaaaacatgtgtgaagtttcttgttctaaatccactctgatcctgtatttgatcatgcctataaacccctctatttcagccctgctcagaacaggctgtttctgtgtctgtacctttaaatatgtaaatgagctgtgtctgaccacgccctgtctctggaagggcttgggtgtacttggtctttctcgctccatgtcctattgtttacggtaagaaggcagactcagagggcagaacaaacacctagctgtgggagtgtcacccacctgggggaggggctactgccctttgtgatgtcatgaagggaactccgtcctgaattagtaagacattcccaactctctcgctctctctctctcccctgtttctaactctatttactgtcctatctctaaataaacgcataaaagcccaaaaataaaaataattaagaaaatatatatatattttttttttaaccaggaaaaagtctcattgagattaaaaatctcttttacaagagcatcctggccaagacaggcagcagcacaattacagggtttcagacataaaacacttaacaacaatggacataaatacaggaatcacaaaaagaaccagttcaccagaatctgtcataagtcatgagcaacaaagcgatcaaaaaggacaatacgagttagctaaaAAATCTACAGTtagatatttctgcctccagatcattaagaccacctttaaaaacattcaaggaaaccagctcccgaagaCTTAGagtatcttgcaaccgattccaagaagagggagcagcatacttgaacgccctttttcctaattcCGTACGGGCTTTAGGGATGGTAAGAAGGTGAAGATGGTAACTTCCATTACTTTATATGTAGCTCTGTAGGTAGGATGGAAGCAGACCGAGAATacccttataaataaaaatgccaGTGATTTAGTCTACGTGCAGACAAGGCAGTCCAACCAACCCGAGCATACAAGGAGCAGTGGTGAGTAAGGGCTTTTAGATTGGTGATAAACCTCAGTGCCCCATGGTAGACAGTATCCAACGCATGTAGGCTTTGCCAGGATGCGTGCACGTAAAGAGCATCGCCATAGTTTAGCACTGACATAAAAGTGGcagcaacaagtgtttttttggccttaaatgaaaagcaagacttaattctaaaataaaatcctaattttaacttgagttttttttaacctattgTTAAATGTGAgacttaaaagagaaaataataaaagtaaaccttcctttaatttatttcaaatagttttgtatggcaagacatttgtttttagttagtttttatccttattttttggacgccctggcagaattggccccctcctgtttttcattcttctccaggattctgttgctctttattaccacgTGTGAAAGCAATACGCCTTTgtagaattattattattttttttttgcttggacaaaattgtcccccctaaatttgcctcccCATCTGGACTTCCTTGGCTCTTGCAGatttctgagaaactcctctatttctctgcacattatgCCTCTGTCTTTAGTCTTCTCCAGGATTCTGATGCTGTTCTCACGGCTGAAGGATATTTCtggtattgctgctgccttcatgtgatactgtGTCGATCTGTGGGAGTCATTTAGATTAAAGTATAAatgatttgcatatttgttgtatagcatctgtttgtcttcaggttctgcaggttcatttttgagcagtttctgaaatatctgctcagctttggccttgctgtgatgtgactttgcatAGATAGTTGCGAGGTCTGTTTCGTTTCtgagtgaagagtgagggtaaagagagagcagctcctcgtggagagtgattgctctgtccatcatgctttgttctggggaactactgcttttataaatgatcctccatctgtagcagaGCGCAACTAATTTCTTCAGATAACacacatctggatgttctttcagaactttctctgccaaatcaatggcctcatcaactgatatgtattttatgtaaaggtttagtaaggcccacatgccactgccactgcagcacagagtgctcacatttccagccaactcacggacttcatctcgaatgttttctccttcatcagcacgttgGTCAAGGTAGAGCGCAGCGaggtacaagttctctggatcccgttccttggcttgtctcattttctccaagaggtcagggtccagcattgggtcactgaagttttgggcgttctttaaccatatgacatagctggtgttccaatccaccatgtccggctgcatcctggcagctttctcgtagtaatcaacaaccagcttcttatcctctccgaagaacatcagggtccaggccttttcagcgcagatctctggatggaggtcgtcctgtgatggagatgggtatttttccatcagggcatcaacctttgacaggtaagcctgactctctgcttgatctcccaggtggtggtgcagccaggccaggttcccgtagttcaccactaaccaaggaccctcatctgcatctctcagcttgttgagggtctctgcagctttatggaacaaactgttagcctcttcatttaaccccatcttatactgaatgaacccccacaggttgtaaatgtggcccagccatctatttccctcctctgtgctgaagtcctccatcttGTCTGTGAGACGTAAAAGTTTCGGCCTGCTGCGGTCCAGGTCCCAGGTGAAA from Labrus bergylta chromosome 6, fLabBer1.1, whole genome shotgun sequence includes:
- the LOC136179465 gene encoding interferon-induced protein with tetratricopeptide repeats 1-like → MCVYDQEEWWGDDGCEVMCRGKGAEFGSAAQSQTTLESLQCHFTWDLDRSRPKLLRLTDKMEDFSTEEGNRWLGHIYNLWGFIQYKMGLNEEANSLFHKAAETLNKLRDADEGPWLVVNYGNLAWLHHHLGDQAESQAYLSKVDALMEKYPSPSQDDLHPEICAEKAWTLMFFGEDKKLVVDYYEKAARMQPDMVDWNTSYVIWLKNAQNFSDPMLDPDLLEKMRQAKERDPENLYLAALYLDQRADEGENIRDEVRELAGNVSTLCCSGSGMWALLNLYIKYISVDEAIDLAEKVLKEHPDVCYLKKLVALCYRWRIIYKSSSSPEQSMMDRAITLHEELLSLYPHSSLRNETDLATIYAKSHHSKAKAEQIFQKLLKNEPAEPEDKQMLYNKYANHLYFNLNDSHRSTQYHMKAAAIPEISFSRENSIRILEKTKDRGIMCREIEEFLRNLQEPRKSRWGGKFRGDNFVQAKKK